One genomic window of Glycine soja cultivar W05 chromosome 9, ASM419377v2, whole genome shotgun sequence includes the following:
- the LOC114367265 gene encoding cytochrome P450 71A26-like: protein MHEVVNQHVILLLNITILKHMQKSMSNFLNGTTSLWFFLFMLALFTTIASLLLSKLNTKSNLAKKNSPPSPPKLPIIGNLYQFGTLTHRTLQSLAQTYGPLMLLHFGKVPVLVISNAEAAREVLKTQDHVFSNRPKLKMYEIFLYGFRGVASAPYGPYWRQVKSISVLHLLSPKKVQSFREVREEELVAMIEKVRLSCCSSASLMKVLNLTNLLTQVTNDIVCRCVIGRRCDESEVRGPISEMEELLGASVLGDYIPWLHWLGRVNGVYGRAERVAKKLDEFYDRVVEEHVSKRGRDDKHYGNDFVDILLSIQATDFQNDQTFVKSLIMDMLAAGTDTILAVIEWAMTELLRHPNAMQKLQDEVRSVVATGEEDRTHITEDDLNDMPYLKAVIKETLRLHPATPVLIPRESMQDTKVMGYDIAAGTQVLVNAWAISVDPSYWDQPLEFQPERHLNSSIDIKGHDFQFIPFGAGRRGCPGIAFAMLLNELVLANIVHQFDWAVPGGLLGEKALDLSETTGLSVHKKLPLMALASPHHLSQN, encoded by the exons ATGCATGAGGTCGTGAACCAACACGTAATATTATTACTCAACATCACAATCTTGAAGCACATGCAGAAGTCAATGTCGAATTTTCTAAATGGAACCACTTCCTTGTGGTTCTTCCTATTTATGCTAGCATTGTTCACCACCATAGCTAgtcttttattatcaaaattgaataccaaaagtaatttagcaaaaaaaaactCACCCCCTTCTCCTCCAAAGCTTCCAATAATAGGAAATTTGTACCAATTTGGCACCCTCACACACCGCACTCTCCAATCCTTGGCTCAAACCTATGGCCCTTTAATGCTACTTCACTTTGGAAAGGTTCCAGTTCTTGTTATCTCAAACGCCGAAGCGGCGCGTGAGGTTCTGAAAACACAAGACCACGTTTTCTCCAACAGACCAAAGCTTAAGATGTATGAGATTTTCTTGTATGGTTTCAGAGGTGTTGCATCTGCTCCATATGGACCCTATTGGAGGCAAGTGAAGAGTATCTCTGTCTTGCATCTTCTGAGTCCCAAAAAGGTTCAATCTTTTCGTGAAGTGAGGGAAGAGGAACTTGTGGCAATGATAGAGAAAGTTAGGCTAAGTTGTTGTTCTTCTGCCTCCTTAATGAAAGTACTGAACTTGACCAATTTGTTGACTCAAGTTACTAATGATATAGTGTGTAGGTGTGTTATTGGAAGGAGATGTGATGAGAGTGAGGTTAGGGGGCCAATAAGCGAGATGGAAGAGTTGTTGGGGGCTTCAGTTTTGGGGGACTATATACCTTGGCTTCATTGGTTGGGAAGAGTTAATGGGGTCTATGGTAGAGCAGAGAGAGTGGCTAAAAAGCTTGATGAATTTTATGATCGAGTTGTTGAGGAGCATGTTAGTAAGAGAGGCCGTGATGATAAGCATTATGGGAATGATTTTGTGGACATTTTGCTGTCCATTCAGGCCACAGATTTCCAGAATGATCAAACATTCGTGAAGAGTTTGATCATG GATATGTTAGCTGCAGGAACCGATACCATCCTTGCAGTCATAGAGTGGGCTATGACAGAACTCTTGAGACACCCAAATGCGATGCAAAAACTACAAGATGAGGTGAGAAGCGTGGTGGCCACCGGGGAAGAGGACCGAACTCACATAACCGAAGACGATTTGAATGACATGCCATACTTAAAAGCAGTCATCAAAGAAACTCTGAGATTACATCCTGCAACTCCCGTATTGATTCCAAGGGAATCAATGCAAGACACCAAAGTGATGGGTTATGACATTGCAGCTGGCACACAAGTACTAGTTAACGCGTGGGCGATTTCGGTGGATCCTTCATATTGGGATCAGCCTCTGGAGTTTCAACCAGAGAGACACTTGAACAGTTCAATTGATATCAAAGGACATGATTTTCAATTTATCCCTTTTGGAGCTGGAAGGAGGGGGTGTCCTGGAATAGCATTTGCCATGCTTCTGAATGAGTTGGTCCTTGCAAACATTGTGCACCAATTTGATTGGGCAGTTCCTGGTGGACTTTTGGGGGAAAAGGCATTGGATTTGTCTGAAACTACTGGATTGTCTGTTCACAAAAAATTACCACTTATGGCACTTGCGTCACCTCATCATCTGTCACAAAATTAA
- the LOC114368549 gene encoding disease resistance RPP13-like protein 4: MLHSQEWKNVYQNKRSSSIFGLCLLLKRVTKARSTFHQRGKDESFDGKLEKLTWELNKIKEVFMRVKKNEDELLDTLTEIDGHLRKLDRKMLDEDMDGICKRIRDCAHKLLPMDAFDDSSHPSSSSVQHKNHLLDQDLDLLQKRYRELDVRPSLCLMYLVIFPKDAVLKKSYTIYRWIGDGYIGKTKEKTAEEVGEEVIDELLKLNMIVPYDSPSHHIEVGSQEFLKELRDQEFLLYLSLRGISRISELPPSITQIRNLQILDLKACHNLETLPNDISSMERLTRLILSQCYLLDDMPKGIETLTNLRVLKGFVIGNPKKTPCTISDLANLKELRRLSIHIGIEAVIKDGEFESLEELSALKHLKISWGMSRYSDIKIILPSSLKKLHLEGFPGQNIPEWLMPDKLARGFKQLKIIGGKLQSMNHDNDVNKWGIEILHLKYLKHLKVDLTNLQQLFPLLKYAEIKQVSNHSYIEWSAD, from the exons ATGCTGCATAGTCAAGAATGGAAGAACGTGTATCAAAACAAAAGATCAAGTAGTATTTTTGGCCTTTGTTTGTTACTGAAGCGCGTGACGAAAGCGAGGAGCACtttccatcaaagaggaaaagatGAATCATTTGATGGCAAGTTGGAAAAGTTGACGTGGGAGTTAAACAAGATAAAGGAAGTGTTCATGAGAGTGAAGAAGAACGAAGATGAACTGCTTGACACGCTAACAGAGATCGATGGCCATCTTCGAAAGTTGGACAGGAAGATGTTGGATGAAGACATGGATGGCATTTGCAAAAGAATAAGAGATTGTGCTCACAAGTTGCTCCCAATGGATGCCTTTGATGACTCATCACATCCATCTTCATCTTCAGTCCAACACAAGAatcacttgttggatcaagacCTAGATCTGCTTCAGAAAAGGTATCGCGAGCTAGATGTTCGACCGAGTCTTTGTTTGATGTATCTTGTAATTTTCCCCAAAGATGCTGTTCTAAAGAAAAGTTACACAATTTATCGGTGGATTGGAGACGGTTATAttggaaaaacaaaagagaaaacgGCAGAGGAAGTGGGTGAGGAAGTGATTGATGAGCTTTTGAAGTTAAATATGATAGTACCCTATG ATTCACCTTCACATCACATTGAAGTGGGGAGTCAAGAATTCTTAAAGGAGTTGAGGGATCAAGAATTTTTGTTGTATCTTAGTCTTCGTGGAATATCAAGAATATCTGAGCTTCCACCCTCCATTACTCAAATTAGGAACCTACAAATTCTTGATCTCAAAGCTTGCCACAATTTAGAAACATTGCCCAATGATATTTCATCAATGGAACGTCTCACACGTCTCATTCTATCCCAATGTTACTTGTTAGACGACATGCCAAAGGGGATTGAGACACTCACTAATCTCCGAGTGCTCAAGGGATTTGTAATAGGTAACCCCAAAAAGACTCCCTGCACAATATCAGATCTTGCAAATTTGAAAGAACTAAGGCGACTCAGCATACATATAGGAATTGAGGCTGTCATCAAAGATGGAGAGTTTGAAAGCTTGGAAGAGTTGTCAGCacttaagcatctcaaaatATCATGGGGTATGTCAAGGTACAGTGATATTAAGATCATTTTGCCTTCAAGCTTGAAAAAGTTGCATCTTGAAGGTTTTCCTGGACAAAACATTCCAGAATGGCTCATGCCTGACAAGCTAGCCAGGGGATTCAAACAGCTAAAAATAATCGGAGGAAAACTCCAAAGTATGAATCATGACAATGATGTCAATAAGTGGGGTATAGAGATTCTGCATCTCAAGTACCTAAAGCATTTGAAAGTTGACTTAACAAATTTGCAACAGTTATTTCCTTTGCTGAAATATGCAGAAATAAAACAAGTCTCAAACCATTCATACATTGAATGGAGTGCTGATTGA
- the LOC114425706 gene encoding exosome complex exonuclease RRP46 homolog, protein METDRPDGRTPNQLRPLACSCSILHRAHGSASWAQGETKVLAAVYGPKAGTKKNENPEKASIEVIWKPKTGQIGKLEKEYEMILKRTLESICIRTIYPNTTTSVIVQVVHDDGALLPCAINAACTALVDAGIPLKHLAVAICCSVTDSGCIILDPTKEEEEKMKAYINLVFPNTIVSVLPERSSQVGSEPMAHGIMTSVTQGAMSVDDYLHCLDRGRAASARLSEFVRKNIGPKSTCEASKAG, encoded by the exons ATGGAGACTGACAGACCTGACGGCCGGACTCCCAATCAACTGAGACCCCTGGCCTGCTCCTGCTCTATCCTGCATCGCGCCCATGGCTCGGCCAGTTGGGCTCAAGGAGAAACCAAAGTGCTTGCTGCCGTTTATGGACCCAAGGCGGGGACCAAGAAGAATGAAAACCCCGAAAAAGCATCTATTGAAGTTATTTGGAAACCCAAGACTGGACAAATTG GAAAATTGGAGAAGGAGTATGAGATGATATTGAAGAGAACTTTGGAGAGCATTTGCATTCGAACGATATATCCCAACACCACCACTTCGGTTATAGTCCag GTTGTACACGATGATGGTGCT CTTCTTCCATGTGCAATAAATGCAGCATGCACTGCACTTGTGGATGCTGGAATACCCCTAAAACATCTTGCTG TGGCGATATGTTGTTCTGTAACAGATAGTGGCTGTATTATATTGGACCCAACCAAAGAGGAAGAGGAG AAAATGAAAGCATACATCAATTTAGTTTTTCCAAATACAATTGTTTCAGTCCTCCCAGAGAGATCATCGCAGGTGGGTAGTGAGCCTATGGCACATGGAATCATGACATCTGTTACACAGGGTGCTATGTCAG tgGATGATTATCTTCACTGCCTAGATCGAGGGCGTGCTGCTAGTGCAAGATTGTCGGAATTTGTGAGGAAGAACATAGGGCCGAAATCTACATGTGAGGCATCTAAAGCCGGGTGA